The genomic segment TCACGACGCCTTCGCGCTTTTGCAGATAGGAGACGAGCTCAAAGAGGTTTCGTGCCTGCGGATTTCCCGATGCGCTCAGCATTCGCATCAGAACCTTCGGCGAACGGCCAAGATCGGCTCCAAGTTGCACGAATCCGACTGTCGCATTGACGTATTTGCGCAATACAGACTTTCCTGTTTCCAGATCTCCGTCGATCATGCAC from the Occallatibacter riparius genome contains:
- a CDS encoding helix-turn-helix domain-containing transcriptional regulator produces the protein MVLTKDFNETVKEKLQKSGAFRRALLKEAIQCMIDGDLETGKSVLRKYVNATVGFVQLGADLGRSPKVLMRMLSASGNPQARNLFELVSYLQKREGVVMKIVDRAA